From Gloeocapsopsis sp. IPPAS B-1203, a single genomic window includes:
- a CDS encoding sulfite oxidase-like oxidoreductase: MLGKFFQKPGGEQSDRVPPGQYLTKGFPVLTYGQTPKINVEEWQFRVWGLAKQATFTLSDFMALPQHEFTADFHCVTRWSKLDVKWTGVKVTDFMKLIEVDSQAIHVMEHCYGGYTTNIPLDDFVREENFFAHTLFGEPLPAEHGGPLRLVVPHLYAWKSAKWINGLEFLDREESGFWERNGYHRRGEPWAEERYSSFFG, from the coding sequence ATGCTAGGAAAATTTTTTCAAAAACCAGGAGGCGAACAAAGCGATCGCGTTCCCCCTGGTCAGTATTTAACTAAAGGGTTTCCTGTACTCACCTACGGTCAAACTCCAAAAATTAATGTGGAAGAATGGCAGTTTCGCGTGTGGGGCTTGGCAAAGCAAGCAACATTCACTTTGTCAGATTTCATGGCACTGCCACAACATGAATTTACTGCGGATTTTCACTGTGTTACCCGCTGGTCCAAGCTGGATGTGAAATGGACTGGGGTGAAAGTAACAGATTTTATGAAATTGATAGAAGTAGATTCTCAAGCTATTCATGTTATGGAACACTGTTATGGAGGATACACAACAAATATTCCTTTAGATGACTTTGTTCGAGAAGAAAACTTTTTTGCTCACACTTTGTTTGGCGAACCGCTACCAGCTGAACACGGTGGTCCGTTGCGACTAGTTGTTCCTCATCTATACGCGTGGAAAAGCGCCAAGTGGATTAATGGTCTAGAATTTCTCGATCGTGAAGAGTCAGGCTTTTGGGAACGCAACGGATATCATCGACGGGGTGAACCTTGGGCGGAGGAACGCTATAGTAGCTTTTTTGGATAA
- the rpmF gene encoding 50S ribosomal protein L32 translates to MAVPKKKTSKSKRDQRRATWRRKAAVEAQKALSLGKSILTGRSTFVYPSKEEEAEEEE, encoded by the coding sequence ATGGCGGTTCCTAAGAAGAAAACATCTAAATCAAAGCGCGACCAAAGAAGAGCCACTTGGAGACGTAAAGCAGCGGTGGAAGCACAAAAAGCCCTTTCCTTGGGTAAATCAATTTTGACTGGGCGCTCTACTTTTGTCTATCCATCTAAGGAAGAAGAAGCTGAAGAAGAGGAATAA
- a CDS encoding aldo/keto reductase: MTSLPASSRLQFTSDLNICRILNGMWQVSGAHGRITPKVAIQNMFDYKDAGFTTWDLADHYGPAEDFIGEFRRQLLAQYGQAALSEIQAFTKWVPRPGKMTKKIVADNIDISRRRMDTETLDLLQFHWWEYRDLNYLEALRYMTELKEEGKIKHLGLTNFDTEHLNIILQNGINIKSNQVQYSLVDRRPQVHMSSFCQQHNLQLFAYGSLCGGFLSEKYLGKPEPRGSELNTVSLRKYKNMIDAWGGWQLLQELLTALKLIAEKHRVSIANIAVRYVLEQPAVAGVIIGTRLSISQHIEDNAAIFNFGLDTADYQQISTILNQSRNLYQLIGDCGDEYRR, encoded by the coding sequence ATGACTAGTTTACCTGCATCGAGTAGGCTGCAATTCACTTCTGATCTAAATATTTGCCGTATTTTGAATGGAATGTGGCAAGTTTCTGGTGCGCATGGGCGTATTACGCCAAAAGTGGCGATCCAGAATATGTTTGATTACAAAGATGCAGGCTTCACAACATGGGATTTGGCCGATCATTATGGTCCTGCAGAAGATTTTATTGGCGAATTTCGGCGACAACTATTAGCTCAGTACGGACAAGCTGCCTTATCTGAAATACAAGCCTTTACTAAGTGGGTACCAAGACCTGGCAAAATGACGAAAAAAATAGTTGCAGATAACATCGATATTTCTCGCCGCCGAATGGATACAGAAACTCTCGATCTACTTCAATTTCACTGGTGGGAATATCGCGACTTGAACTATTTAGAAGCATTGAGATACATGACAGAGCTTAAAGAAGAGGGCAAAATTAAGCATTTAGGTCTAACTAACTTTGATACAGAGCACCTAAACATTATTCTGCAAAACGGTATCAATATTAAGTCTAATCAAGTGCAATACTCTTTGGTTGATCGTCGTCCTCAAGTGCACATGAGTTCGTTTTGCCAGCAGCATAACCTACAACTATTTGCTTATGGTTCTTTGTGTGGTGGGTTTTTAAGTGAGAAATACTTAGGCAAGCCAGAACCACGAGGAAGTGAACTTAATACTGTTAGTTTGCGGAAGTACAAAAACATGATAGATGCTTGGGGTGGATGGCAATTATTACAGGAGTTGCTGACAGCATTAAAATTAATTGCAGAAAAACATCGTGTCAGTATTGCGAATATTGCAGTTCGCTATGTTTTAGAACAACCAGCCGTAGCTGGTGTAATTATTGGCACGCGGCTTAGTATTTCCCAACACATTGAAGATAATGCTGCAATTTTTAACTTTGGGTTAGATACAGCAGATTATCAACAAATCAGCACAATTTTGAATCAGTCACGAAATCTGTATCAACTTATCGGCGATTGTGGCGATGAATACCGCCGTTGA